A genomic region of Lachnoclostridium edouardi contains the following coding sequences:
- a CDS encoding N-acetylmuramoyl-L-alanine amidase family protein, with protein MKICLDAGHYGKYNRSPADSRYYESEVMWKLHLLQKKYLEAYGIAVITTRENQEKDRSLYDRGAASKGCDLFISDHSNAVGAEVNNKIDYPVAYCEINGSADGISMALAQCAEVVMETNQAARIEHRRGQNGDYYGVLRGAAAVGTPGLILEHSFHTNKRIAQWMLNDENLDRLAKAEADTIALYYNIGQQPNKSGWYEEDGGWRFYLGDTGNYVINDWYKDGDNWYWFDGAGMMVSNTWKTASDDKWYYLNPDGTMAKDQWVVWKDELYRVTEDGSMFEGSICLQTDEKGALK; from the coding sequence ATGAAAATTTGTTTAGATGCCGGTCATTACGGTAAATATAACAGAAGTCCTGCAGACAGCCGTTACTATGAGTCGGAAGTTATGTGGAAGCTTCATCTGCTTCAGAAAAAATATTTAGAAGCATATGGAATTGCAGTAATCACTACAAGAGAAAACCAGGAAAAGGACCGAAGCCTATATGACAGAGGAGCCGCCTCTAAAGGATGCGATTTATTTATTTCAGACCACTCTAATGCAGTTGGCGCTGAAGTAAACAACAAAATAGATTATCCGGTAGCTTACTGTGAAATTAACGGCAGTGCAGACGGAATCAGCATGGCCCTGGCGCAGTGTGCAGAGGTAGTAATGGAGACAAACCAGGCTGCCAGAATTGAGCACAGAAGAGGACAGAACGGAGATTATTACGGAGTGTTAAGAGGAGCTGCTGCAGTAGGAACTCCGGGGCTTATTTTAGAGCATTCCTTCCACACAAATAAAAGAATTGCTCAGTGGATGTTAAATGACGAGAATTTAGACCGCCTGGCAAAGGCGGAGGCAGATACCATAGCTCTTTACTATAATATTGGTCAGCAGCCAAATAAGTCAGGCTGGTATGAAGAGGACGGCGGATGGCGTTTTTATTTAGGAGATACGGGAAATTATGTAATCAACGACTGGTATAAAGACGGAGATAACTGGTATTGGTTTGACGGTGCAGGAATGATGGTTTCTAATACCTGGAAAACAGCTTCGGACGATAAATGGTACTATTTAAACCCAGACGGAACAATGGCAAAGGACCAGTGGGTTGTATGGAAGGATGAGCTGTATCGGGTAACAGAGGACGGCAGTATGTTTGAAGGAAGCATTTGCCTTCAGACAGATGAAAAAGGAGCCTTAAAATAG
- a CDS encoding VOC family protein, with the protein MKLKNILIVVKDIEKSRQFYHDLFGLDMVLDNDGNMILTEGLVLQEEKIWKKFLEKNVVPESNSCELYFEEHNIEAFAEKLERLYPSVKYVNRLITHSWGQKVIRFYDLDGNLIEVGTPM; encoded by the coding sequence ATGAAACTAAAAAACATTCTGATTGTTGTTAAGGACATAGAGAAATCCAGACAGTTTTACCATGATCTGTTTGGCCTTGATATGGTGCTGGACAATGATGGCAATATGATTTTAACGGAAGGTCTTGTGCTTCAGGAGGAGAAAATCTGGAAAAAGTTTCTGGAAAAAAATGTTGTTCCGGAAAGTAATTCCTGCGAGCTGTATTTTGAAGAACATAATATAGAGGCCTTTGCTGAAAAATTGGAGAGATTATACCCTTCTGTGAAATATGTAAACAGGCTTATAACCCACAGCTGGGGACAGAAGGTAATTCGCTTTTATGATCTGGACGGAAATCTAATAGAGGTGGGGACGCCTATGTAA
- a CDS encoding ACT domain-containing protein — protein MEIKIIEHDFSVCKVADYSFVDLEKEYCFIGKTDEESSLVCITKAVPPNTIERDDGWKAFRIQGVLDFSLIGVLSQISTLLAENKIGIFAISTFNTDYILTKQDNYDKAIDVLIKAGYCIV, from the coding sequence ATGGAAATAAAAATAATTGAACATGACTTCTCAGTCTGTAAAGTTGCAGACTATTCTTTCGTTGATTTGGAAAAAGAATATTGCTTTATCGGCAAAACAGATGAGGAAAGTTCATTAGTATGCATTACGAAAGCTGTTCCGCCTAATACAATAGAACGTGACGACGGGTGGAAAGCCTTTAGAATACAGGGAGTTTTGGATTTTTCCTTAATAGGCGTATTATCTCAAATATCAACCCTACTGGCAGAAAACAAAATTGGTATTTTTGCTATCTCAACCTTTAATACAGATTATATTTTGACCAAGCAGGATAATTATGATAAAGCAATTGATGTTTTGATTAAAGCAGGATATTGTATAGTTTAA
- a CDS encoding GrpB family protein: MEKKLSEMSLEELWKLFPIYLTEHQPYWKKWYTDETNFLKSRLPKIERISHIGCTAISSICAKPIIDILVEISKDYKLSDYKEVIVKSGYICMSETSDRISFNKGYTEKGFAERVFHLHLRYIGDNDELYFRDYLIEHTNIAVEYERMKLILWKKYEFNRDGYTNSKTDFIQKYTDKAKLKYGDRYD; this comes from the coding sequence ATGGAGAAAAAGTTATCTGAAATGAGTTTAGAAGAATTATGGAAGCTATTTCCTATCTATTTAACAGAGCATCAGCCTTATTGGAAAAAATGGTACACTGATGAAACAAATTTTTTAAAAAGCAGACTTCCTAAAATAGAGAGAATCAGTCATATAGGATGCACAGCCATTAGTTCTATTTGCGCAAAGCCAATTATTGATATTCTTGTAGAAATTTCAAAAGATTATAAGTTATCTGACTATAAAGAAGTAATTGTGAAAAGCGGCTATATTTGCATGTCCGAGACTTCTGATAGAATTTCTTTTAACAAGGGGTATACAGAAAAAGGATTTGCCGAGAGGGTATTTCACCTACATCTAAGATATATTGGAGATAATGATGAGTTATATTTTAGAGATTATCTCATTGAGCATACTAATATTGCTGTGGAGTACGAGCGAATGAAATTAATATTATGGAAAAAATATGAATTTAATAGAGATGGTTATACAAATTCTAAAACAGATTTCATTCAAAAGTATACCGATAAAGCAAAGCTGAAATATGGTGATAGATATGATTAA
- a CDS encoding Crp/Fnr family transcriptional regulator: MLRPRYFYANDFKQFYTYFLSQPHTERTFHEGEYLWKPGSPYEKIHYIVSGIAMHYADHEEGNRKIISFHSGGTVYPGYRQNNYKIELSLTTVALSEMKVLEFTKEQFGLMFQHNTELSEAVVNWYASYINRFLFETIHQEYNSSLIKLCNLLFLLNENQSVGSNMILDMTQDELAALLGISRVQLTRGLSVLRSKNIISTGRNKIEILDLQLLSKLCTSEVL; encoded by the coding sequence ATGCTAAGACCACGTTACTTTTACGCTAATGATTTTAAACAATTTTATACATATTTTCTATCACAGCCCCATACTGAAAGGACATTTCACGAAGGCGAATATCTTTGGAAACCGGGCAGTCCCTATGAAAAAATTCACTATATTGTATCAGGAATTGCAATGCACTATGCAGACCATGAGGAGGGCAATCGTAAAATCATCAGCTTTCATTCTGGAGGTACTGTTTACCCTGGCTATCGGCAGAACAATTACAAAATTGAACTATCCTTAACTACAGTTGCTCTATCTGAAATGAAAGTCCTTGAATTCACTAAAGAGCAATTTGGATTGATGTTTCAGCATAATACTGAACTTAGCGAAGCTGTCGTGAACTGGTATGCCTCCTATATCAACAGATTTCTCTTTGAGACAATCCACCAGGAGTATAATTCATCGCTTATAAAACTTTGTAACTTACTTTTCCTCCTGAACGAGAATCAATCCGTTGGCTCCAACATGATTTTGGATATGACACAGGATGAGCTTGCAGCACTATTGGGCATCAGCCGCGTCCAGCTTACAAGAGGACTTTCAGTACTTAGAAGCAAGAATATTATCTCAACTGGCCGGAATAAGATTGAAATATTGGATTTGCAGCTTTTGTCAAAACTTTGTACTTCAGAAGTCCTTTGA
- a CDS encoding NADH:flavin oxidoreductase produces the protein MWHNIRNHIVVPPMANFALRKGNNLVKPKHLQYYTAYAVGGAGLIIVEACSVVEAPDILSVYDDSCIPGMSSLAEAISTSGAVPLVQLLDEGIFGSGRIAIEKLSKEELLSRKNLFLKAAVRCMKAGFAGIELHAAHGFFLNRILENNWRTDEYGGVFENRVRLLKELIAEIKEACGENFIVSVRFGNPNYNELVNTAMIVEQAGGDLLDVSTGCSEYGEIPKDFEFDSKIYAASLVKKVAHIPVICVGNITTGQQAETILERSYADMTAIGRGHLCDSDWGNKAIAGIMPILCKNCRTCMWYIDNKKCPVNKRK, from the coding sequence ATGTGGCATAATATCAGAAACCATATAGTCGTTCCTCCTATGGCAAATTTTGCTTTAAGAAAGGGAAATAATCTGGTAAAGCCAAAACATTTACAATATTATACGGCATATGCAGTCGGAGGTGCAGGGTTAATTATCGTTGAAGCGTGTTCTGTCGTTGAAGCCCCAGATATTCTCTCTGTTTATGATGATTCCTGCATTCCTGGCATGAGTAGTCTTGCTGAAGCAATATCAACATCAGGGGCAGTTCCACTTGTTCAGCTTTTAGACGAGGGGATATTCGGGTCAGGCCGCATTGCTATAGAGAAGCTCAGTAAAGAGGAACTATTGAGCAGAAAAAACCTGTTTTTAAAGGCAGCAGTTCGATGTATGAAAGCCGGATTTGCCGGAATTGAATTACACGCCGCTCATGGATTCTTTTTAAATCGGATTCTGGAAAATAATTGGCGTACAGATGAATACGGCGGAGTTTTTGAAAACAGAGTACGACTTCTTAAAGAACTAATTGCAGAAATCAAGGAAGCCTGTGGGGAGAATTTTATTGTGTCGGTTCGATTTGGAAATCCCAATTATAATGAATTAGTTAATACTGCGATGATAGTAGAACAGGCAGGCGGAGATTTGCTTGACGTCTCCACTGGATGTTCAGAGTATGGGGAAATTCCAAAAGACTTTGAATTCGACAGTAAGATATATGCCGCTTCACTGGTAAAGAAAGTCGCGCATATTCCTGTCATCTGTGTGGGGAATATCACTACAGGACAGCAAGCTGAAACTATTCTGGAAAGGAGTTATGCAGATATGACAGCAATAGGGCGTGGGCATCTCTGTGATTCGGACTGGGGCAATAAGGCGATTGCTGGGATTATGCCGATTTTATGCAAAAATTGCCGTACTTGTATGTGGTATATAGATAATAAGAAATGCCCCGTAAACAAAAGAAAGTGA
- a CDS encoding arginase family protein, which produces MKTIRLLYPDYLSGGLDTYYFGANLLAHIVPQNANQPLLKVELDPPDGKKHNVTDGVYAKKDVLAGIKKANEVLASSAPDKIITIGGNCIVSFAPFDYLHSKYENMGIIWIDAHPDVSTAKGGYPNAHAMVLGSLMGGGDSSISALMKSQKFQPNEILYIGLQGLHDYQANFLDNIGVDYRVQTETFLSEDEIRQFASHFNHIAVHLDIDVLDAALFHSTYFANKDLVGDGSGSGRMTIEQLSHVLRCITESADVVGLTIAEYLPFDEEKLHNMLAEINIFRE; this is translated from the coding sequence ATGAAAACAATTCGATTACTGTACCCGGACTATCTTAGCGGTGGATTGGATACTTATTATTTTGGAGCAAATCTGCTGGCGCACATTGTTCCACAGAATGCAAACCAGCCTTTGCTAAAGGTGGAACTTGATCCGCCTGATGGTAAGAAACATAATGTTACTGATGGGGTTTATGCGAAAAAGGATGTACTTGCCGGAATAAAAAAAGCCAATGAAGTGCTTGCCTCCTCAGCTCCAGACAAAATTATTACTATCGGCGGAAATTGTATTGTGTCTTTTGCCCCTTTTGACTATCTGCATAGTAAATATGAAAATATGGGTATTATCTGGATTGATGCACATCCTGACGTATCAACTGCCAAGGGCGGTTATCCCAACGCTCACGCTATGGTGTTAGGTTCTCTAATGGGAGGCGGAGATAGTTCTATTTCTGCTCTAATGAAAAGCCAAAAGTTTCAGCCCAATGAAATTTTGTATATAGGTCTGCAAGGTTTACACGATTATCAGGCAAATTTCCTGGATAATATTGGTGTTGACTACCGTGTGCAGACAGAAACTTTTTTGTCTGAGGATGAAATCAGGCAGTTTGCAAGTCATTTTAACCATATTGCAGTTCATTTAGACATAGATGTGTTGGATGCTGCCCTTTTTCACTCCACCTACTTTGCAAATAAGGACTTGGTTGGCGACGGCAGCGGAAGTGGACGGATGACAATAGAACAATTATCTCACGTGCTGCGCTGCATAACGGAAAGCGCTGATGTTGTAGGACTTACCATCGCAGAATATCTTCCATTTGACGAGGAGAAATTGCATAATATGCTTGCGGAAATTAACATTTTTAGAGAGTAA
- a CDS encoding helix-turn-helix domain-containing protein, with protein sequence MKELGERLRRLRESVKLSQVKMAELLGVKQSSINRYEQGQSAPSLETLVRYADYFDVSLDYLLARTDNPQGKLYEHRPKIAPGSEEMKQFIEMCFDPQSPLNEKLKQTLLEMMEVEKK encoded by the coding sequence ATGAAAGAATTAGGAGAACGCCTGCGGAGATTGCGAGAAAGTGTGAAGCTGTCGCAGGTAAAGATGGCGGAACTTTTGGGAGTGAAGCAGTCCAGTATCAATCGTTATGAGCAGGGGCAGTCGGCTCCTTCTTTGGAAACGCTTGTAAGGTATGCGGATTATTTTGATGTATCATTGGATTACCTGCTTGCCCGGACAGACAATCCGCAAGGCAAGCTATATGAACACCGTCCGAAGATTGCGCCGGGGAGTGAGGAAATGAAGCAGTTTATTGAAATGTGTTTTGATCCGCAATCTCCGCTGAATGAAAAATTAAAACAGACACTTCTTGAAATGATGGAGGTGGAGAAAAAATGA
- a CDS encoding gluconolactonase, protein MKQQENKAVIVWRGAANTGLVSSADRAYMKAPVPRPSPDFGTKCPELVDTLTKKQTDFPFKIEMGGKPF, encoded by the coding sequence TTGAAGCAGCAGGAAAACAAGGCTGTGATTGTGTGGCGTGGAGCCGCAAACACAGGGTTGGTTTCATCAGCAGACAGGGCGTATATGAAAGCCCCCGTTCCTCGTCCCTCGCCGGACTTCGGGACAAAATGTCCCGAACTTGTGGACACACTCACGAAAAAGCAGACGGATTTTCCTTTCAAAATTGAAATGGGCGGGAAGCCATTTTAG
- a CDS encoding M28 family peptidase — translation MKKILSCFLVCAFLFTGLYGCGSKNAEMIEEAKNLTLSQEFSISSEKNEYGTPAYNFLKHIQSNYPGRVAGTEKETEMAVFILSVLLNGGYTERDIAVKSFEIHDSTPLMDEDAQNVFDGGEKSNSSQNIEITKKGESKKTIIVGAHYDSAGTHGVDDNGSGVSVALENALRMNNIPTYYTIKYVFFGSEETGMYGSREYVESLSEKERDNIVLMINIDSVLAGDYLYLYGGKVHDNGIVDNTKAVLKAYGIAQELGLSIQLPPDGNNDYPYPTGQKRSDHAPFDSINIPYIYFEANNWESGTPIETEKNGLIMHTDMDDLDFIEKEYGGRAQNTLSEYSTLLYSLLQENDWEQ, via the coding sequence ATGAAAAAGATACTTTCATGCTTTTTAGTATGCGCATTTTTATTTACCGGATTATATGGGTGTGGTAGTAAAAATGCAGAGATGATTGAAGAAGCTAAAAATCTAACACTCTCACAAGAGTTTTCGATAAGTTCCGAGAAAAATGAGTATGGCACACCCGCATATAATTTTTTAAAGCATATTCAGTCAAACTATCCGGGACGCGTCGCAGGCACCGAAAAGGAAACTGAAATGGCTGTATTCATATTGTCCGTCCTCTTAAATGGTGGATATACGGAAAGGGATATAGCTGTAAAGTCTTTTGAAATACACGACTCTACGCCTTTGATGGATGAGGACGCACAAAATGTATTTGATGGAGGTGAAAAAAGCAATTCAAGTCAAAATATCGAAATTACCAAAAAAGGAGAAAGCAAAAAAACGATTATCGTTGGTGCACATTATGATAGTGCTGGAACACACGGCGTAGACGACAATGGCTCCGGCGTTTCAGTTGCTTTGGAAAACGCTTTGAGAATGAACAATATCCCAACATACTATACAATTAAATATGTGTTCTTTGGTTCAGAAGAAACAGGAATGTATGGTTCAAGGGAATATGTTGAATCCCTTTCTGAAAAGGAACGAGATAATATAGTATTGATGATAAACATTGACAGTGTACTCGCTGGTGATTACCTTTATTTGTATGGTGGTAAAGTGCATGATAACGGCATTGTTGATAATACCAAAGCAGTATTAAAAGCATACGGCATTGCTCAGGAGCTTGGTTTGAGTATACAATTACCACCAGATGGAAATAATGATTACCCTTATCCCACAGGGCAAAAACGAAGCGATCACGCACCTTTTGATAGCATAAATATTCCATATATATATTTTGAAGCGAACAACTGGGAAAGCGGTACTCCTATTGAAACAGAAAAGAACGGTTTGATAATGCACACGGACATGGATGATTTAGATTTCATCGAAAAAGAATATGGAGGGCGTGCCCAGAATACACTTAGCGAATATTCAACATTACTATATTCTTTACTTCAAGAAAATGACTGGGAACAATAA
- a CDS encoding helix-turn-helix domain-containing protein, with protein sequence MALPGTPGQRISDLCNGNHISQKQLAEKIGVSASQLSRIVSGETKTVSSDILIGVAKEFKVSTDYILGLSTLSVRKSYDISELGLSEGAVRGLVTGTVDVQILNRLLEHRNFPKLMDLIRIYFQDTAAKGIMARNQLIELATASLSDLMKEHPEHRAEARQDLQFLNAQKMGEHEAEIEKIKNVFLAILRDIKKDMDSGEQPGEAVTAAMFQTMQDALAEQKQEPLSMDNVTAMIAGQIGQLLPMDEETIEQFQALAKKMMVQMSKSIDKKKGD encoded by the coding sequence ATGGCTTTACCCGGAACACCCGGACAGAGGATTTCTGATTTGTGCAACGGTAACCATATTTCTCAAAAGCAGCTTGCGGAGAAAATAGGAGTATCTGCTTCCCAGTTGAGCCGCATTGTCAGTGGAGAAACAAAGACAGTCAGCAGCGATATTCTCATAGGCGTGGCAAAGGAATTTAAGGTATCAACAGACTACATACTGGGTTTGTCTACTTTGAGTGTCCGTAAAAGCTATGATATTTCAGAATTAGGCTTGTCCGAGGGAGCTGTGAGAGGGCTTGTGACAGGTACAGTCGATGTGCAAATCCTCAACCGTCTGTTGGAACACAGGAACTTCCCGAAACTGATGGATTTGATACGGATTTATTTTCAAGACACAGCGGCAAAGGGTATCATGGCACGAAACCAGCTGATTGAACTGGCAACGGCTTCCTTGTCCGATCTGATGAAAGAACACCCGGAACATCGGGCAGAAGCAAGACAGGATTTGCAATTTCTGAACGCACAGAAGATGGGCGAACACGAAGCAGAGATTGAAAAAATCAAGAATGTATTTCTTGCTATCCTGCGGGATATTAAGAAAGATATGGACAGCGGAGAACAGCCGGGAGAAGCTGTGACTGCCGCCATGTTCCAGACCATGCAAGACGCACTGGCAGAACAAAAACAGGAGCCGTTGTCTATGGACAATGTAACTGCTATGATTGCCGGACAGATTGGGCAGCTTCTTCCGATGGACGAGGAAACCATCGAGCAGTTTCAAGCACTGGCAAAAAAGATGATGGTACAGATGTCGAAAAGTATTGATAAGAAAAAAGGAGATTGA
- a CDS encoding cysteine-rich VLP domain-containing protein yields the protein MRENPYKRLPPIERKSDGSLYRMTPAQRKQANALIRRECCCYEDGNCMLLDDGDTHTCPQTISFSVCCKWFRWSVLPQIGTLKAEIFRDKELKRCAVCGRVFVPKSNRAKYCPDCAARVHRRQKTESERKRRSCVDS from the coding sequence ATGAGAGAGAACCCATATAAACGACTGCCGCCAATAGAGCGCAAGTCGGACGGTTCCCTTTACCGCATGACACCGGCACAGAGGAAACAGGCGAACGCTCTGATCCGTCGGGAGTGCTGCTGTTATGAGGACGGGAACTGTATGCTCCTTGACGATGGGGACACCCACACCTGCCCCCAAACCATTTCTTTCTCGGTCTGCTGTAAGTGGTTCCGCTGGTCGGTCTTGCCGCAAATCGGGACGCTGAAAGCGGAGATTTTCCGGGATAAGGAGCTAAAACGCTGTGCGGTCTGCGGCAGAGTGTTCGTCCCAAAGTCCAACCGGGCGAAATACTGTCCCGACTGTGCCGCCAGAGTTCACAGGCGGCAGAAAACAGAAAGTGAACGGAAAAGGAGGTCTTGTGTGGACAGTTAG
- a CDS encoding replication initiator protein A, which yields MTNTIYIHQPEKAVSFTRLPNFLFEAPTFTPLSNEAKVLYAFILRRTDLSRKNGWADEYGRIYLYYPINEVVELLHCGRQKAVNTLRELQYAGLVEIQKQGCGKPNRIYPKSYEAVPNTDFKKSGYGTRSD from the coding sequence ATGACAAACACCATTTATATCCATCAGCCGGAAAAGGCGGTCAGCTTTACCCGGCTTCCGAATTTCCTTTTTGAAGCCCCCACATTCACACCCCTGTCCAACGAAGCAAAGGTACTGTATGCCTTTATCCTGCGCCGGACAGACCTGTCCCGGAAAAACGGCTGGGCAGATGAATATGGGCGGATTTACCTCTACTATCCCATCAACGAAGTAGTGGAGCTGCTCCACTGCGGGCGGCAGAAGGCGGTCAACACCCTGCGGGAACTGCAATATGCCGGACTGGTGGAAATCCAGAAGCAGGGCTGTGGAAAACCCAACCGCATTTACCCAAAATCCTACGAAGCGGTTCCAAACACCGACTTCAAGAAATCCGGTTATGGAACGCGGTCGGACTGA
- the mobV gene encoding MobV family relaxase, whose product MAQHAILRFEKHKGNPARPLEAHHERKKEQYASNPDIDTSRSKYNFHIVKPEGRYYHFIKSRIEQAGCRTRKDSTRFVDTLITASPEFFKKKSPKEIQEFFQRAADFLIGRVGKENIVSAVVHMDEKTPHLHLVFVPLTEDNRLCAKEIIGNRANLTKWQDDFHAYMVEKYPDLERGESASKTGRKHIPTRLFKQAVNLSKQARAIEATLDGITPFNTGKKKEEALSLLKKWFPQMENFSGQLKKYKVTINDLSAENEQLEARAKASEKGKMKDTMERAKLKSELDDLQRLVDRIPPDILAELKRQQRHTRER is encoded by the coding sequence ATGGCACAACACGCAATTTTGCGATTTGAAAAACACAAGGGCAATCCGGCAAGACCGCTGGAAGCCCATCACGAACGGAAAAAGGAACAGTACGCCAGCAATCCCGACATTGACACCAGCCGGAGCAAGTACAACTTCCATATCGTTAAGCCAGAGGGCAGGTACTACCACTTCATTAAAAGCCGCATTGAACAAGCTGGCTGCCGCACCCGCAAGGACAGCACCCGGTTTGTGGATACGCTGATTACCGCCAGCCCGGAATTTTTTAAGAAGAAGTCCCCAAAGGAGATACAGGAATTTTTCCAGAGGGCGGCTGATTTCTTAATCGGGCGGGTAGGGAAAGAAAACATCGTGTCGGCGGTGGTACACATGGACGAGAAAACGCCCCACCTGCATTTGGTCTTTGTCCCGCTGACAGAGGACAACCGCCTGTGTGCAAAGGAGATTATTGGGAACAGAGCCAACCTCACAAAATGGCAGGACGATTTTCACGCCTATATGGTGGAGAAATATCCCGACTTGGAGCGTGGGGAAAGTGCCAGCAAGACAGGCAGGAAGCATATCCCTACCCGTCTGTTCAAGCAGGCGGTCAATCTTTCCAAACAGGCAAGAGCCATTGAAGCCACGCTGGACGGTATTACCCCGTTCAATACCGGAAAGAAGAAAGAGGAAGCCCTCTCCCTGCTGAAAAAGTGGTTTCCGCAGATGGAGAACTTCTCCGGGCAGCTCAAAAAATACAAGGTCACGATAAACGACCTTTCGGCAGAAAATGAACAGTTGGAAGCCAGAGCCAAAGCCAGCGAAAAAGGCAAGATGAAAGATACGATGGAACGGGCAAAGCTGAAAAGCGAACTGGACGATTTACAGCGGCTGGTTGACCGTATCCCGCCGGATATACTGGCGGAACTGAAACGGCAGCAGCGGCACACAAGGGAACGGTGA
- a CDS encoding metallophosphoesterase family protein translates to MKILIVSDTHRRDDNLKTLLERLGPLDMLIHLGDAEGSEDKIASWVNPGCHLEMVLGNNDFFSNLDREREIAIGKYKALITHGHYYGVSLGPERIASEARSRGMDIVMFGHTHLPYLHQENGLTVLNPGSLSFPRQDGRKPTYMIMEIDRQGEAHYTLNTFKK, encoded by the coding sequence ATGAAAATCCTGATTGTCAGCGATACACATCGCCGGGACGACAACTTAAAAACACTTTTGGAAAGACTGGGACCTTTAGATATGCTGATTCATTTAGGGGACGCAGAGGGCAGCGAAGATAAAATTGCTTCCTGGGTAAATCCAGGCTGCCATTTAGAAATGGTTTTGGGGAATAACGACTTTTTCTCTAATTTGGACAGAGAAAGAGAAATTGCCATTGGAAAATATAAAGCCCTAATCACCCACGGCCATTATTACGGAGTGTCCCTAGGACCAGAGAGAATTGCCAGCGAAGCCAGATCCAGAGGAATGGATATTGTTATGTTCGGTCACACTCATCTGCCTTACCTTCACCAGGAAAATGGACTGACAGTGCTGAACCCTGGAAGCCTTTCTTTTCCCCGCCAGGATGGGAGGAAGCCTACCTATATGATCATGGAAATTGACAGGCAGGGGGAGGCTCATTATACGCTCAATACCTTTAAAAAATAA
- the rdgB gene encoding RdgB/HAM1 family non-canonical purine NTP pyrophosphatase, whose amino-acid sequence MKEKIVFATGNEGKMREIRLILADLGMEILSMKEAGVSCQIVEDGKTFGENAEIKAKAVWNVTGGIVLADDSGLVIDYLGGEPGVYSARYLGEDTSYQYKNQVIIERVKEAKGSERSARFVCNIAAVLPDGAVVHTEAAMEGMIAETAAGSQGFGYDPILYIPEFGMTSAELSIEQKNKISHRGKALEQMKNKLKELYGGKMV is encoded by the coding sequence GTGAAAGAAAAAATAGTTTTTGCAACAGGAAATGAAGGAAAGATGAGAGAAATCCGCCTGATTCTGGCAGATCTGGGCATGGAAATTCTTTCTATGAAGGAGGCCGGAGTATCCTGCCAGATTGTAGAGGATGGAAAGACATTTGGGGAAAATGCAGAGATTAAGGCTAAGGCTGTGTGGAATGTAACAGGAGGAATTGTGCTGGCAGATGATTCCGGTTTGGTAATAGATTATCTGGGCGGAGAGCCGGGAGTATATTCAGCCAGATATTTAGGTGAGGACACATCTTACCAGTACAAGAATCAAGTGATTATTGAAAGAGTAAAAGAGGCGAAAGGTTCAGAGCGCAGCGCCCGATTTGTCTGTAATATTGCTGCAGTTCTGCCTGACGGCGCGGTAGTTCACACAGAAGCCGCCATGGAAGGCATGATTGCAGAGACTGCAGCCGGCAGCCAGGGATTTGGCTACGACCCTATTTTATACATACCAGAATTTGGAATGACTTCAGCAGAGTTAAGCATAGAGCAAAAAAATAAAATCAGCCACAGAGGAAAAGCCTTGGAGCAGATGAAAAATAAGCTGAAAGAATTATATGGGGGAAAAATGGTATGA